Sequence from the Priestia megaterium genome:
AAAATGGGGCATCATTGCATTAATCACTGTAGCTGTGCTCGGTGTGACAGCGGTTTTCAACCGAGCTGAAAGTGATGATGTAAATAAAGAAAAATTGAATTTATTATCGCCTTATTCAAATAAAGTAGATGTATATAGCATTACGTATCCTAGTGATAATTTAAAGATAAAAGGGTTTTTAGTGCAGCCTAAAGACATTGCAGATAAACATTATCCGCTTTTAGTATATAATCGCGGAGGAAATCGCGAACACGGCATGATTCGCGCAAAAACACTTCAGTATTTATCATATTGGGCAAGTAAAGGCTACGTCGTTGTTGCGACTCAATACAGGGGAAATGGCGGAAGTGAAGGAACAGAGACATACGGCGGTAAAGATATTGACGACGTATTAAATCTTATTAAGTGGGGAGAACAGCTTCCTTATGTAAATCACCAGCAAAAGGTAGCGCTAGGATATTCACGCGGCGGCATGATGACGTATTTAACGATGAAAAACGGCGTTAAATTTGATGCAGTTGTCGTACAATCAGGTATTACAGACATGTTTCAATTCTACGATCAAAGAGGGCCTGAAATGAAACAAGTGCTGCGGACAATTGTAGGAGATCCTGCCAAGTATCCAGAGAGGTATAAAAGTCGTTCTGTTGTCTATTGGAGCGACAAAGTAAATTCACCTCTTTTGATTTTACAGGGTGATCATGATCGTAAAGTTCACCACACTCAGGCTGAAAAGCTTGTGAAACAACTAGATGAGCAGGGAAAAGAATACAAATATGTACTGTACAAAAACGGAGACCATCCCCTAACTGCGTATTATGATCAATATAACGCAGAAATTGATAAATGGTTTAAAATGCATTTAGCTAAGCAGTAAAGAAATTGGAAGCAGTTTTGATGAATTAGAAAGAGCAGCTTGTTTTATCCTACTATATGTAAGCATATAAAAAGGGGATGAAGCAAAATGACTCAGTCTAAAAGTCAAAAAGAGCGTCAGTGGAATGTGCGAAAACAATCACAAAACCCATCGCATGGAAAAGTAAAGTCTTTTGAAGAACTATCAGAAGAAATCACGCCTAAACGTAAATAAGGTAACCATCATATAAAGGAAGACACAAAAAAGGAGAGCTGAAGCTCTCCTTTTTCTATGTTTGTTTATGGATTTGTGGACCACATGCCCGCAGATTTGATAAAAATACGCGGATGCAGCTTTAATTGTGCTACCATAATTTCTGCTAGGTCTTCAGGCTGCATCACTTTATCAGGATTGCCATCTGTTAAGTTTTCTTTATACGCTAATTCCGTTGCTACTGTACTTGGCGTTAGAGCTGTTACACGAATATTGTGTTTGCGCACTTCTAGCGCTAGAGATTCAGTTAAACCGAGTACGCCAAATTTTGAAGCGCTGTAAGCACTTGTAACGGGAGCGCCTTTTTGACCAGCAGTGGATGAAATATTGATGATGTCTCCACCATTTTTTTCGATTAATTGAGGTAGAACGGCGCGCGTTACGTAGTAAACGCCCATTAAATTCACATCAATGATTTGTTTCCACTCAGCTGGGTCTAGCTCTAAAAAGCTTCCGAATTTACCGATTCCCGCATTGTTGATTAAGATATCTGTTGCCCCTAATTTTGTATGTAGATGCTCAACTGCTGCGTTTACTTCTTCCATAGAAGAAACGTCTGCTGTTGCATAAGCAACTTGTACATCAAATGCTTCTAGTTCAGAAGCAACAGCCTTTAAATCTGCCTCTGTACGAGCAATTAAACCGATATTTACGCCTTCTTTTGCTAATTCAATCGCAGTTGAACGACCGATGCCTTTTCCTGCTCCTGTAATAAGAGCTACTTTGCCTTTAAGTGATTGTGCCATGTATAGACTCCTTTCAATGTTCCGCATAAACATTCTTCATAATAACAAAGAATTATCCATTACTATCCTATAGAAATGCACAAATGATGTCAAAAATAAAGATTATTAAAATGGCTTCAAGTATAAATTTCCTTTTCATACAAAAACTATAAAGACTAAAAAGAAGAAATTCCGTTTCTTTTCGTTCAATGTAGTGGAGGATGAACAATGCGTATAAAAAAACTATCTGAGTTAACGAATAAATCCAAACAGCGAAAAGAAAAAGCTGATCAATCGAAGGACTCTAAGGAAACTAGTGCTTCTTCTACACAGGAAGAGCAGAAATTATCGGAGAGGGTGGGAGATAATTTATCCTGCATGAAAAAAGCACTGGGACAGAGCACGGACTTAGTTGTACGAGAGTTTCGAATTTCGATTGAAGAAAAATTCACTTTAGGTGTTGCTTATATCGACGGATTAGTAAATAAAGACGAAGTTGAACACTATGCGCTGGACTCCATTATGCACTATCACGATGAACATTTAACACATGATGATGGCATCGTTAATATGTATGAATTGATTAAAAGCTATAGTTTGGCAGCGGGTGAAATCATGGAAGCAAAGACATTGGATGATGCTCTTCTTCATGTTTTATCAGGAGATACCGTGCTGTTTTTAGAAGGGTATCAAACGTGTATTGTGGCAAGTACAAGAGGGTGGAGAGACAGGGCTGTTTCTGAACCACAATCTCAGACCGTTGTAAGAGGGCCTCGAGACAGTTTCACAGAAACACTGCGAACGAATACCGCATTGATTCGGCGCCGAATAAAATCTCCAAAACTTTGGATTGAATCTCAGCAAATAGGAGAGTTTACAAAAACGGATATTGCGCTCGTTTATATAGACGGTATTGCGGATGAACAAGTCATTCAAGAGGTAAAGGCGCGTCTTTCTAAAATTGATATAGACGGTATTTTGGAGAGCGGATACATCGAAGAGTTGATTCAAGATGAAGATTATACACTTTTTCCTACTATGCATAACAGGAGCGTCCAGACTCCGTGGCAGCAGGTCTTTTAGAGGGGCGGATAGCCATTCTAGTAGACGGTACGCCTTTTGTATTAATGGTTCCTGCCCTATTTATTCAATTTTTTCAAGCGGCCGAAGATTATTACCAGCGCGCAGATATTAGTACATTGATTCGCTTAATGCGCTACATGGCATTTTTCTTAGCCCTTTTAACACCTTCTGCTTATATTGCTTTAACTACTTTTCATCAAGAGATGCTTCCTTTTGCTTTGTTAATTAGTATTGCAGCTCAAAGGGAAGGTGTTCCTTTTCCTGCTATTATTGAAGCGTTTATTATGGAAATCACGTTTGAAATTTTGCGAGAAGCTGGAGTTCGATTGCCTCGGGCAGTAGGTTCAGCTATTTCGATTGTGGGAGCACTCGTTTTAGGAGAAGCCGCCGTACAAGCGGGATTAGTTTCACCTGCAATGGTTATCGTTGTATCCATCACTGCTATTAGTAACTTTGTGTCACCTGTGTATGATATGGCTATTGCAGTAAGGATGCTGCGCTTTATTTTAATGGTTTTAGCAGCTACTTTTGGCTTGTTCGGTATTATCCTGGGGCTAATCTTAATGATTTTACATTTATGCAGCTTAAGGTCATTTGGAATCCCTTATATGACACCTATGGCTCCATTTGTAAAGCGCGATCAAAAGGATGTTTTGATTAGACGTTCGATCAAAAAAATGAAAACAAGGCCAAAGCTTATTAACGAGAAGAATATTTCACGTCAAAAGACGCAAAAAAACTAAACTGTGTAAAGGTGGCCGTTTACTATGAAAGCATTTCTAATGTTATGTATCTGTTCATTGCTATTAAGCGGCTGCTGGAGCAGTCGAGAGTTGAATGAGCTAGCCATTACGGTTGCTGTCGGAATTGATAAAGCAGAAGATGGCATTATTGTGACAGTTCAGCTGATTAACCCTGGTGATATTCAGGCCAAAACCCCTACAAACGGGCCTTCTGTTACCACATTTTCTATTAAGGCTTCGTCTGTGATGGAAGGGTTAAGAAAAATAACGACAAAATCCCCGCGGAAAATTTATCTTTCTCATTTACGAATGCTAGTCATCAGCGAAAGCATGGCGGAAGACGGTATCGCTGAAGTGCTTGATTTCTTTGCTCGGGATCATGAAGTGCGTACGGATTATTTTGTTGTTGTTGCTAAAAACACGAAAGCATCGAGCGTTCTGAACGTATTAACAACAATCGAAAAAATACCAGCTAACCATATGTTTGCTTCATTAGACGTGTCGCAGCGTATTTGGGCACCTACTAGAGGAGTAAAGTTAAATGAACTGATCAGTAACTTAACCAGCGAGGGAAAGCAAGCGGTATTATCAGGTGTATTGGTGAAAGGCAATGTAAAAAATGCAGGAGATATGTCCAGCATTTCTCGCACTAATCTTTCCACCCTGCTCAATTTCAAAGGATTAGGAGTCTTTCAAAATGATAAGCTTATCGGCTGGTTCAATGAAGACGAAAGTAAAGGATATAACTATATTACAGGAAATGTAAAAAGCACGTTAATTGTTATTCCATGCGAAAAAAAAGAAAAACAGCATGATATCATCGGAGTAGAAATGCTTCGAACGAATGTCAAGGTGACAGCTACTATGAAAAATCATAAACCTCATATTCACGTTGATTTAAAAGGAGAAGCGAACGTGGCTGATGTAGAGTGTCAAGTAAATTTACAGGACCCAGCTGTAATCAATATGCTCGAACGAAAAACAGCAGCTGACGTAAAAGAAAAAATGAATGATGCAGTAGAAAAAGCTCAAAAAACCTATAAAAGCGATATCTTTGGTTTTGGCGAAGCGTTTTACAGACAAGATGTAAAGAGATGGTACAAAATGAAAAGAGACTGGAACAGAATTTACGCAGAGGATTTAACCGTCGATTTAGATGCAAAAGTTCAAATCCGTCGCTTAGGCACGTTAAATAACTCATATATGAAGCAAATGAAGCATTAAGGAGAAAGAAAATGGAGGGATTTATCGCCTTACTTGTACTGCTTGCTTATTTGACTAAAAAAATAATGATCAACTTCCGAAAGGAAAAGTATTATCGTGAAATAGTCGTCTACCTTTGTCTCATAGGTTTGGGTCTATTCTTTTGGGGAGCGATTACACTCCGTAAAGAAGTTCCTACGCCTCTGTACTTTTTAGAGGCACTAATTAAGCCTCTTACTAGAACCGTTCATCATCTGTTATTCACGTGAGCAAGCATGTAGGAGAGAAGGTGTGTATGATGCAAATAAAAGAATTTATTAGTCCGAAACAATTTCTTTTTCTAATTTATGTTTTTTGTATCGGAAGCGCCATCTTGGCAGTTCCGGCTACATTATTAGAGACGAATAGACAAAATGCGTGGTTTTGCGGTGTGCTTGCTATTGGCTTTGCACTTTTAATCGTTGCGGTGCTTTTATGGCTGATTCAGCGTTACCCTCAGCAAACATTTATTCAAATAGCCAAAAAGGCGCTAGGTCCTTATGCCGGAACGTGTATTTCTCTTATTTACATTTTCTTTATGTTCATTCAATCTACGTTTTCGCTTCGAGATATCAGTACATTTATGACGACTCAAATTGTCCCTGAAACGCTGCCTACGTGGATTCATGCTCTTGTTCTTTTAGCTGTGATATACGGAGGATATCTAGGTATTGAAGTGGTAGCGAGAACCGCGGAAATCTTTTTGCCGTGGATTGTGGTCCCCTTTTTATTGTTAATTGTTTTAAATATTCCTCAGATGAAAATTGATCGTCTTTATCCTTTTTTTGAATTCAGCATGGGTGATTTAGTATTAGGGACCACTTATTTTTTAGGAAATCCGTTTATGGAATTGATTTTTATTCTAATGATTACGCCTCATATAAAAGGTGGAAAAAAGGTAAAAAGAATGTTTGTTATCGGCACTGTCGCATCGGGCTTGACGATTACGATTGCCGTTGCGGCTTGTATATTAGCTCTTGGCGCGAATATTGCATCGATGCACAGCTACCCAGTTTATTTATTAGGAAAAATGATTTCGTTAGGTGCAACGATTCAGCATGTTGAAGTATTAGTAGCTATTA
This genomic interval carries:
- a CDS encoding 3-ketoacyl-ACP reductase, with product MAQSLKGKVALITGAGKGIGRSTAIELAKEGVNIGLIARTEADLKAVASELEAFDVQVAYATADVSSMEEVNAAVEHLHTKLGATDILINNAGIGKFGSFLELDPAEWKQIIDVNLMGVYYVTRAVLPQLIEKNGGDIINISSTAGQKGAPVTSAYSASKFGVLGLTESLALEVRKHNIRVTALTPSTVATELAYKENLTDGNPDKVMQPEDLAEIMVAQLKLHPRIFIKSAGMWSTNP
- a CDS encoding DUF6254 family protein; the encoded protein is MTQSKSQKERQWNVRKQSQNPSHGKVKSFEELSEEITPKRK
- a CDS encoding GerAB/ArcD/ProY family transporter, with amino-acid sequence MMQIKEFISPKQFLFLIYVFCIGSAILAVPATLLETNRQNAWFCGVLAIGFALLIVAVLLWLIQRYPQQTFIQIAKKALGPYAGTCISLIYIFFMFIQSTFSLRDISTFMTTQIVPETLPTWIHALVLLAVIYGGYLGIEVVARTAEIFLPWIVVPFLLLIVLNIPQMKIDRLYPFFEFSMGDLVLGTTYFLGNPFMELIFILMITPHIKGGKKVKRMFVIGTVASGLTITIAVAACILALGANIASMHSYPVYLLGKMISLGATIQHVEVLVAIIWMLSIFFKVVIVFYAIQLSIVQLCNLRVRNFLSFPLGLIITGVAYYIIPNTAYFNYFEKYYCPFYLFVLSVCFPSLFIALSYIKKNKAAKGDRSQQT
- a CDS encoding Ger(x)C family spore germination protein is translated as MKAFLMLCICSLLLSGCWSSRELNELAITVAVGIDKAEDGIIVTVQLINPGDIQAKTPTNGPSVTTFSIKASSVMEGLRKITTKSPRKIYLSHLRMLVISESMAEDGIAEVLDFFARDHEVRTDYFVVVAKNTKASSVLNVLTTIEKIPANHMFASLDVSQRIWAPTRGVKLNELISNLTSEGKQAVLSGVLVKGNVKNAGDMSSISRTNLSTLLNFKGLGVFQNDKLIGWFNEDESKGYNYITGNVKSTLIVIPCEKKEKQHDIIGVEMLRTNVKVTATMKNHKPHIHVDLKGEANVADVECQVNLQDPAVINMLERKTAADVKEKMNDAVEKAQKTYKSDIFGFGEAFYRQDVKRWYKMKRDWNRIYAEDLTVDLDAKVQIRRLGTLNNSYMKQMKH
- a CDS encoding alpha/beta hydrolase family protein; amino-acid sequence: MKKWGIIALITVAVLGVTAVFNRAESDDVNKEKLNLLSPYSNKVDVYSITYPSDNLKIKGFLVQPKDIADKHYPLLVYNRGGNREHGMIRAKTLQYLSYWASKGYVVVATQYRGNGGSEGTETYGGKDIDDVLNLIKWGEQLPYVNHQQKVALGYSRGGMMTYLTMKNGVKFDAVVVQSGITDMFQFYDQRGPEMKQVLRTIVGDPAKYPERYKSRSVVYWSDKVNSPLLILQGDHDRKVHHTQAEKLVKQLDEQGKEYKYVLYKNGDHPLTAYYDQYNAEIDKWFKMHLAKQ